In a genomic window of Borrelia maritima:
- a CDS encoding ABC transporter permease subunit, whose product MKAPYKARKKIYIVLFGIFIVLLIIAPTLVNENSKIAIYKKDPNKVYLKSAKNMPMPPTKDNPLGIDKMGRDIMARLIIATRNSILLSLSYATISAIIGIFIGTIIGMFSFEICMLISKPIETLQALPFFYIVSLVFYYFLKQKTYNMLQTATLLALIHGWIRFAFIARNNTLIIKNLDYIKASEAMGAGKIRIILHHIFPEVFSSISSIIPLQMGRSLTTFEVVSFLQKQDKNLYPSLGELLNYMQMGNKYLWIWINPLLILIGINIILSIINLQLRKKMKHLISS is encoded by the coding sequence ATGAAAGCGCCATATAAAGCAAGAAAAAAAATTTATATCGTACTCTTCGGTATATTTATTGTATTGCTAATTATTGCTCCAACACTGGTTAATGAAAATTCAAAAATTGCAATCTACAAAAAAGACCCAAATAAAGTTTATTTAAAATCTGCCAAAAACATGCCTATGCCACCCACAAAAGACAATCCATTGGGGATCGACAAAATGGGTAGAGATATTATGGCAAGACTAATAATTGCAACCAGAAATTCTATTCTGCTTTCACTAAGTTACGCAACAATTTCTGCAATAATTGGAATCTTCATTGGAACAATAATTGGCATGTTTAGTTTTGAAATTTGCATGCTAATTTCAAAACCAATCGAAACATTGCAAGCATTGCCTTTTTTTTATATTGTGTCTCTGGTTTTTTATTACTTTTTAAAACAAAAAACATACAATATGCTTCAAACGGCAACACTATTGGCATTGATTCATGGATGGATTAGGTTTGCCTTTATTGCAAGAAATAATACATTGATAATAAAAAATTTGGATTATATTAAAGCTAGCGAAGCTATGGGAGCAGGCAAAATTAGAATAATATTACACCACATTTTTCCAGAAGTATTCTCATCAATATCATCCATAATCCCATTACAAATGGGAAGAAGTCTTACTACTTTTGAAGTAGTAAGCTTTTTACAAAAACAAGACAAAAATCTATATCCTAGTCTTGGGGAACTGCTCAACTATATGCAAATGGGTAATAAATATTTGTGGATATGGATCAATCCTCTACTCATATTAATAGGCATAAACATAATACTATCAATAATAAATTTACAGTTAAGAAAAAAAATGAAACATTTAATATCATCTTAA
- a CDS encoding ABC transporter permease subunit: MKIFIFKNIIYLLINLICASFFCVSLVNFFSNEHQYTPFVKTNILKKYLQYIGICKSIEKYSLMHDFNPKSKLGKNFFLKHIAGNSYIIYKTKNEGILWGDHRYSLLSKGKPTTKIIFSKLFNTLKISIPGALLSYIAAIVLIIIWKIYIKNNLINNFLEYLMLLLHSMPRNLTVFLILSLIYYLNLNPKNLIIGGFAWFFSFFIFNSVIFKQSLDKTLSEFYIKAAKSRGINKLQIILKHALIPSLTPLLTNMRPILTTAFFGASMIESTFEIDGIGALYLNALKFNDYAISKDLIFIGVFIMLIPNIITDILIYKINPYKDTLN; this comes from the coding sequence TTGAAAATATTTATCTTTAAAAATATAATATATTTATTAATTAATTTAATCTGTGCATCATTTTTTTGCGTATCCTTAGTAAATTTTTTTTCAAATGAGCACCAATATACCCCTTTTGTTAAAACAAATATTCTAAAAAAATACCTGCAATACATTGGAATATGCAAAAGTATAGAAAAATACTCCTTGATGCATGACTTCAATCCCAAATCAAAATTAGGAAAAAATTTCTTTTTAAAGCATATAGCTGGCAATTCATATATAATATACAAAACAAAAAATGAAGGAATACTCTGGGGCGATCATCGGTATTCTCTGCTGAGCAAAGGAAAGCCAACCACTAAAATAATTTTTAGTAAATTATTCAATACTTTAAAAATCTCAATTCCGGGAGCCCTACTCTCTTATATTGCAGCAATAGTACTTATTATAATTTGGAAAATTTATATAAAAAATAACCTAATAAATAATTTTCTAGAATATTTAATGTTATTGCTACACTCTATGCCAAGAAACTTAACGGTATTTTTAATATTGTCTTTAATATATTACCTTAATTTAAATCCAAAAAATTTAATAATAGGTGGATTTGCATGGTTTTTTTCATTCTTCATCTTCAATTCTGTAATTTTTAAACAATCTCTTGATAAAACTTTATCGGAATTTTACATAAAAGCTGCAAAATCAAGAGGTATAAATAAATTACAAATAATTTTAAAGCATGCATTAATCCCGTCACTAACACCATTACTTACAAACATGAGACCTATTCTCACAACTGCTTTTTTTGGAGCATCAATGATTGAATCAACATTTGAAATCGATGGAATTGGAGCTTTATATTTAAATGCTTTAAAATTCAATGATTATGCTATTTCTAAAGACTTAATTTTTATTGGTGTTTTCATTATGCTTATTCCAAATATAATAACAGATATATTAATTTACAAAATTAACCCATATAAGGACACTCTAAACTAA
- a CDS encoding ABC-F family ATP-binding cassette domain-containing protein: MITVSNLEVAFGERVLFKDVNIKFSSGNCYGIIGANGAGKSTFLKVLGGMVESTKGEIFIPKNQRIAALEQDQFAYDAYKVIDTVVMGHKRLYSIQKEKDEIYNKPDFSDEDGIRAGELEAEFSELGGYEAESAAAVLLKGLGIDESIHNNLMGDIEGSLKVRILLAQALFGEPDILLLDEPTNNLDLQSIKWLEEFLINFENTVIVVSHDRHFLNQVCTHIVDIDYGKIQVYLGNYDFWYETSQILNKQLKDAKKRSEDKIAELKTFIQRFSSNASKSRQATSRKKLIEKIKVEDLKPSSRKFPYVNFKIERELGKNVLTIKNLIKEFEGNLILNKFSSIIEPQQKIVFLGNPMFATFLFDIITNEDRNYKGHYEWGSTVNFSYFNKDNGKYFDLDLNLVDWLRQYSKEQDETYIRGFLGRMLFSQDEALKKVNVLSGGEKVRCMLAKAMLSGANVLILDQPTNHLDLEAITSLNTGLKEFKGVVLFTSHDHQFIDTVANRIIEFTPNGIIDRYMTFSEYVNDTKVRDLRNNLYGDNTGFRL; this comes from the coding sequence TTGATAACTGTAAGTAATTTGGAAGTTGCATTTGGAGAGAGAGTTTTATTCAAAGATGTAAATATTAAATTTTCTTCTGGCAATTGTTATGGAATAATTGGTGCTAATGGAGCAGGAAAAAGCACTTTTTTAAAAGTATTAGGAGGGATGGTTGAATCTACTAAGGGTGAAATATTTATTCCTAAAAATCAAAGAATAGCAGCTCTCGAGCAAGATCAATTTGCATATGATGCATATAAAGTTATTGATACTGTTGTTATGGGGCACAAAAGGCTTTATTCTATTCAAAAAGAAAAGGATGAAATTTATAATAAACCTGATTTTAGTGATGAGGATGGGATTAGAGCTGGGGAGCTAGAAGCAGAATTCTCAGAGCTTGGAGGATACGAAGCTGAATCTGCTGCAGCAGTTCTTCTTAAGGGTCTTGGAATAGATGAGTCAATTCATAATAATTTAATGGGTGATATTGAAGGATCTTTAAAGGTTAGAATTCTTTTAGCACAGGCTCTTTTTGGTGAGCCTGATATATTGCTTCTTGATGAGCCCACCAATAACCTTGATCTACAATCTATTAAATGGTTAGAAGAGTTTTTAATTAATTTTGAAAATACAGTTATTGTTGTATCTCACGACAGACATTTTTTAAATCAAGTTTGTACCCATATTGTTGACATTGATTATGGAAAGATTCAAGTGTATCTTGGAAATTATGATTTTTGGTATGAAACAAGTCAAATTTTAAACAAGCAGTTAAAAGATGCTAAAAAGCGATCTGAAGATAAAATTGCTGAACTTAAGACCTTTATTCAAAGATTTTCTAGTAATGCATCTAAGTCAAGGCAAGCAACATCAAGGAAAAAGTTGATCGAAAAAATAAAGGTTGAAGATTTAAAGCCTTCTTCAAGGAAATTTCCTTATGTTAATTTCAAAATTGAAAGAGAGCTTGGTAAAAATGTTCTTACAATTAAAAATTTGATAAAAGAATTTGAAGGGAATTTAATTTTAAATAAATTTAGCAGTATTATTGAACCCCAACAAAAGATTGTTTTTTTGGGAAATCCCATGTTTGCGACTTTCTTGTTTGATATTATTACAAATGAAGATAGGAATTATAAAGGTCATTATGAATGGGGATCTACTGTTAATTTTTCATATTTTAATAAGGATAATGGGAAATATTTCGATTTAGATTTGAATTTAGTTGATTGGTTGCGTCAGTATTCAAAAGAACAAGATGAGACTTATATTAGGGGGTTTTTAGGTCGAATGCTTTTTAGTCAAGATGAAGCTTTAAAGAAGGTAAATGTTCTCTCAGGGGGAGAAAAAGTAAGGTGCATGCTTGCTAAGGCTATGCTTAGCGGAGCAAATGTTTTGATACTGGATCAGCCTACAAACCACTTAGATCTTGAAGCAATTACATCTTTAAATACTGGACTTAAAGAGTTTAAAGGAGTCGTTCTTTTTACATCGCATGATCATCAATTTATAGATACTGTTGCCAATAGAATTATTGAGTTTACTCCCAATGGAATAATTGACCGATATATGACTTTTTCTGAGTATGTTAATGATACTAAGGTTAGAGATCTTAGAAATAATCTTTATGGGGATAATACTGGCTTTAGACTTTAG
- a CDS encoding septum formation initiator family protein has protein sequence MTIYKKIAMSFYSGILSYFIIAPIFGERGFVNYQKLDNNLILIKNHIEKLKETQKELKVRYINLQVSKSEILKEASKLGYYPKKSTVIKINNNKDQYNQGKILALKNPLSKNQNFYFISIAIGLIYYFLSSCIIQTKKNIKSNKLISNKAKD, from the coding sequence ATGACTATTTATAAGAAAATTGCAATGTCTTTTTACTCAGGAATACTAAGCTACTTTATAATAGCTCCCATATTTGGAGAGAGAGGATTTGTTAATTATCAAAAATTAGACAACAACTTAATATTAATAAAAAATCACATCGAAAAACTAAAAGAAACTCAAAAAGAATTAAAAGTAAGATATATTAATTTGCAAGTATCTAAATCTGAAATTCTAAAAGAAGCTAGCAAATTGGGCTATTATCCCAAAAAGTCAACAGTAATAAAAATCAATAACAATAAAGACCAATATAACCAAGGGAAAATATTAGCCCTAAAAAATCCCCTTTCAAAGAATCAAAATTTTTATTTTATATCAATAGCAATAGGTTTAATTTATTACTTTTTATCAAGTTGCATTATTCAAACCAAAAAAAATATAAAAAGCAATAAACTTATTTCCAACAAAGCTAAGGATTAG
- a CDS encoding outer membrane protein assembly factor BamB family protein, translated as MRIILFIFLFSASFLRLYSSINLYFQKALTGKASGNPIIDEKRDTVTVLTKDRWLTTYTMAFEKKYSYRLNRMPYPFLLKDFDNGYYVITVRNEVQKIKRGKLVWRHKLDFSPLVAPAMGNASVLIPLANGGIVSVDLNTGKKVIEVNIGGRPATSPVVFDNGDFCIASENDEIFLFDSLGNKKWFSRLVAFPFLLMINTKKEVVVGHKSGHIIAYGRDFGEILSSVKLDFPINFLFEKFNGEYVAISSVGMFFDLNRNFKLKFKKKMNFEIDKAVLYNNRNLLVSTKSNGIVSFKENFDISFADVKVKNLSGLSANSGIIVLGGGDWVLSTYYYEYDKELDVSVWNHFRGNKYNQGRIDLKERRFVDYDKNYSLLDEILNSSYSDAAYDKFLGILDFLVTEHGNFPKKYLNLYKKAFNVWLLPEKGLDRIVARGKLYRYFVYINDESSIKSFIDLAIRERDINNIITIVQTITKFESYYGQDCIIYNYIQNIVLNYQGNLEIAYSVILNLRNIILNSTEKILKLCKNKYISLLMFMRRQNFSENINKHINEIISSIQD; from the coding sequence TTGAGAATTATACTTTTTATATTTTTGTTTTCAGCTTCTTTTTTAAGGCTTTATTCTAGTATCAATTTATATTTTCAAAAAGCATTAACTGGCAAAGCTTCAGGCAATCCAATTATTGATGAAAAACGTGATACTGTTACAGTTTTAACAAAAGATAGATGGTTGACTACTTATACAATGGCATTTGAGAAAAAATATTCTTATAGATTAAATAGAATGCCTTATCCTTTTCTTTTGAAAGATTTTGATAATGGGTATTATGTTATTACAGTTAGGAATGAAGTTCAAAAGATTAAAAGAGGAAAGCTTGTTTGGAGACATAAGCTTGATTTTTCACCTTTAGTTGCTCCTGCTATGGGGAATGCTAGCGTTTTAATTCCTCTTGCGAATGGAGGGATTGTTTCTGTCGATTTAAATACTGGTAAAAAAGTTATTGAGGTCAACATAGGTGGAAGACCCGCTACTTCTCCTGTAGTTTTTGATAATGGTGATTTTTGTATTGCAAGTGAAAATGATGAAATATTTTTGTTTGATTCTTTGGGCAATAAGAAATGGTTTTCTAGGCTAGTTGCTTTTCCCTTTTTGTTAATGATAAATACAAAAAAAGAGGTAGTTGTTGGGCATAAATCGGGGCATATTATTGCTTATGGGAGAGATTTTGGGGAAATTCTTAGTTCTGTTAAGTTAGACTTTCCTATTAATTTTTTGTTTGAAAAGTTTAATGGTGAATATGTCGCAATTTCAAGTGTTGGTATGTTTTTTGATTTGAATAGAAACTTCAAGCTTAAATTCAAAAAAAAAATGAACTTTGAGATTGATAAGGCTGTTCTTTATAATAATAGGAATCTTTTAGTTTCAACCAAATCAAATGGAATTGTATCTTTTAAAGAAAATTTTGATATATCATTTGCAGATGTTAAAGTTAAGAATTTGTCAGGGCTTAGCGCTAATTCAGGCATTATTGTCTTGGGTGGGGGGGATTGGGTTCTTAGTACTTATTATTATGAATACGACAAAGAGCTTGATGTTAGTGTGTGGAACCATTTTAGAGGCAATAAATACAATCAAGGCAGAATAGATTTAAAAGAAAGGCGTTTTGTGGATTACGATAAGAATTATTCGCTTCTTGACGAGATTCTTAATTCTAGTTATAGTGATGCTGCTTACGATAAATTTTTAGGTATTTTAGATTTTCTTGTAACTGAACATGGAAATTTTCCCAAAAAATATTTAAATTTATATAAAAAAGCTTTTAATGTTTGGCTTTTGCCTGAAAAGGGACTTGATAGAATTGTTGCAAGAGGCAAGCTTTATAGATATTTTGTATATATTAATGATGAATCTTCAATTAAGAGCTTTATTGATTTGGCAATTAGAGAGAGAGATATTAATAATATAATTACTATAGTGCAAACTATTACCAAGTTTGAAAGTTATTATGGACAAGATTGTATTATATATAATTACATCCAAAACATAGTGTTAAATTATCAAGGCAATTTAGAAATAGCTTATTCTGTGATTTTAAATTTGAGAAATATCATTTTAAATTCAACAGAAAAAATTCTTAAACTCTGTAAGAATAAGTATATAAGTTTGTTAATGTTTATGAGACGGCAGAATTTTTCTGAAAATATTAACAAGCACATTAACGAGATTATTTCAAGCATTCAAGATTAA
- a CDS encoding DUF4340 domain-containing protein, giving the protein MTKSKVFSINKEKIKILIIIVLTSTFLLGIIFSNENKVARILEEKFFDFDLNSISKIETELEGTLTKLDKDWMLTYNKQNIPVDNKKINSLIKALDELQKNKLVSRDQKKHKELGIGEKPSFKLFDNNNKLLTEIFVGKSGEGDSRLAYIKGNDENVYLTKNIFLSYKGNSYNTFSDTTLFQEKNTKLENLSFKIIEKLDKENENNINNNYEITTKDGLYFFNNQKMVKERPLNIIAEFKADGLEIDKSKINDYRLQYKIEVKWSNKSVNNLEVYFNKNEENDKDILIKKDKDEYYYMTSKWTFFDVFNLEKKLTEKDNISSNHNQEELHKHHSNTD; this is encoded by the coding sequence ATGACAAAATCAAAAGTGTTCTCAATTAATAAAGAAAAAATAAAAATATTGATAATAATAGTGTTAACATCTACATTTTTATTGGGAATAATTTTTTCAAATGAAAATAAAGTAGCAAGAATTCTGGAAGAAAAATTTTTCGATTTTGACTTGAATTCAATTTCTAAAATTGAAACAGAACTCGAAGGAACGCTAACAAAACTTGACAAGGATTGGATGCTAACATATAACAAACAAAATATTCCTGTTGACAACAAAAAAATTAATTCTCTAATCAAAGCATTAGACGAACTTCAGAAAAATAAACTTGTAAGCAGAGATCAAAAAAAACACAAAGAACTGGGTATTGGAGAAAAGCCAAGTTTTAAATTATTTGACAACAATAACAAACTATTAACAGAAATTTTTGTTGGGAAATCAGGAGAAGGCGATTCAAGATTAGCATATATTAAAGGTAATGATGAAAATGTTTACTTAACAAAAAATATCTTCTTATCATATAAAGGAAATTCTTATAATACATTTTCAGACACTACATTATTTCAAGAAAAAAACACAAAATTAGAAAATTTATCATTCAAAATAATAGAAAAATTGGATAAAGAAAATGAAAATAATATAAATAATAATTATGAGATTACAACTAAAGATGGTCTTTATTTTTTTAATAACCAAAAAATGGTAAAAGAAAGACCTTTGAACATTATTGCTGAATTTAAAGCCGATGGACTTGAAATTGATAAATCTAAAATAAATGACTATAGACTTCAATACAAAATTGAAGTCAAATGGAGCAACAAAAGTGTTAACAATCTTGAAGTTTACTTCAATAAAAATGAAGAAAATGACAAAGATATATTAATCAAAAAAGATAAAGATGAATATTACTACATGACTAGTAAATGGACTTTTTTTGATGTATTTAACTTAGAAAAAAAATTAACAGAAAAAGATAATATTTCTAGCAATCATAATCAAGAAGAGTTACATAAGCATCACAGTAATACAGATTAA
- a CDS encoding P83/100 family protein produces the protein MKKMLLIFSFFLVFLNGFPLNAREVDREKLKDFVNMDLEFVNYKGPYDFSNTYEQIVGIGEFLARPLINSNSNSSYYGKYFINRFIDDKDKKASVDVFSISSKSQLDSIYNLRKILVGYLIKSFDYDRSSAELISKVITIYNAVYRGDLDYYKGFYIEPALKSLTKENAGLSRVFSQWAGKTQIFIPLKKNILSGNIESDIDIDSLVTDKVVKALLSENEAGVNFARDITDIQGETHKADQDKIDVELDNVHESDSNITETIENLRDQLEKATDEEHRKEIESQVDAKKKQKKELDEKSVNLEKSQQKLDSAEDNLDIQRDTVREKIQEDINEINKEKNLPKPGDVSSPKVDKKLQIKESIEDLQDQLKETGDENKKIEIEKQIEIKKSEEELLKSKDHKGLDPSRELNSKSSSKEKIKEKQEELIKSKSQASLDDLNNGEKPMMLEDQKLPEDKKSDGKKNLNPVSEVEKVGKVSKSNNNRVSESSSVDTPSYDEIDSKVDLDNKDGNLQKIEPEVKSQPTPSNKDLAIMSIDSSRPVFLEVIDPITNLGALQLIDLNTGVRIKESTQQGIQRYGIYEREKDLVVIKVDSGKAKLQILNKLENLKVMSESNFEINKNSSLYVDSKMILVSVKDDSSNTWRLAKFSPKNLDEFILSENNILPFTSFSVRKNFIYLQDEFKSLVILDSSTLKKVK, from the coding sequence ATGAAAAAAATGTTACTAATCTTTAGTTTTTTTCTTGTTTTTTTAAATGGATTCCCTCTTAATGCAAGGGAAGTTGATAGGGAAAAATTAAAGGACTTTGTTAATATGGATCTTGAGTTTGTAAATTATAAAGGCCCTTATGATTTTTCAAATACATATGAACAAATAGTGGGTATTGGAGAGTTTTTAGCAAGGCCGTTAATCAATTCCAATAGCAACTCAAGTTATTATGGCAAATATTTTATTAATAGATTTATTGATGATAAAGATAAAAAGGCAAGTGTTGATGTTTTTTCTATTAGTAGCAAGTCACAGCTTGACAGTATATATAATCTGAGAAAAATTCTTGTTGGATATTTAATAAAGTCTTTCGATTATGATAGGTCTAGTGCAGAATTAATTTCTAAGGTTATTACAATATATAATGCTGTTTATAGAGGGGATTTAGATTATTATAAAGGGTTTTATATTGAGCCTGCTTTAAAATCTTTAACCAAAGAAAATGCAGGTCTTTCTAGAGTGTTTAGTCAATGGGCTGGTAAGACTCAAATATTTATCCCTCTTAAAAAGAATATTTTATCTGGAAATATTGAGTCTGACATTGATATTGATAGTTTGGTTACAGACAAGGTGGTGAAAGCTCTTTTAAGCGAGAATGAAGCGGGTGTTAACTTTGCAAGAGACATTACAGACATTCAGGGGGAAACTCATAAAGCAGATCAAGATAAAATTGATGTTGAGCTAGACAATGTTCATGAAAGTGATTCCAATATAACAGAAACTATTGAAAATTTAAGGGATCAGCTTGAAAAAGCTACAGATGAAGAGCATAGAAAAGAAATTGAAAGCCAAGTTGATGCTAAAAAGAAACAAAAAAAAGAACTAGATGAAAAGTCGGTTAATCTTGAGAAATCTCAACAAAAATTAGATTCTGCTGAAGATAATTTAGATATTCAAAGAGATACTGTTAGAGAAAAGATTCAAGAGGATATTAACGAGATTAATAAGGAAAAGAATTTACCAAAACCAGGTGATGTAAGTTCTCCTAAAGTTGATAAAAAGCTACAGATAAAAGAGAGTATAGAAGATTTGCAGGATCAGCTTAAGGAAACTGGTGATGAAAATAAAAAAATAGAAATTGAAAAGCAAATTGAAATCAAAAAAAGTGAAGAAGAGCTTTTAAAAAGTAAAGATCATAAAGGATTAGATCCTAGTAGAGAATTAAATTCTAAATCTTCTAGTAAAGAGAAAATTAAAGAAAAACAAGAAGAATTAATTAAAAGTAAATCACAGGCAAGTTTAGATGATTTAAATAATGGCGAAAAACCTATGATGTTGGAAGATCAAAAATTACCTGAGGATAAAAAATCAGATGGTAAAAAGAATTTAAATCCTGTTTCTGAGGTTGAAAAAGTAGGCAAAGTTTCTAAGTCTAACAACAATAGGGTTAGTGAATCATCTTCTGTAGATACACCTTCTTATGACGAGATTGATTCAAAAGTAGATTTAGATAACAAAGATGGTAATTTGCAAAAAATCGAGCCTGAAGTTAAAAGCCAACCCACTCCTTCAAATAAGGATTTAGCTATTATGTCTATAGATTCCAGTAGACCTGTATTTTTAGAGGTTATTGATCCGATTACAAATTTAGGGGCACTTCAACTTATTGATTTAAATACTGGTGTTAGAATTAAGGAAAGCACTCAGCAAGGTATTCAGCGGTACGGAATTTATGAACGTGAGAAAGATTTGGTTGTTATTAAAGTGGATTCAGGTAAAGCTAAGCTTCAGATACTTAATAAACTCGAGAATTTAAAAGTGATGTCAGAGTCTAATTTTGAGATTAATAAAAATTCATCTCTTTATGTTGATTCTAAAATGATTTTAGTATCTGTTAAGGACGATAGTAGTAATACTTGGAGATTAGCTAAATTTTCTCCTAAAAATTTAGATGAGTTTATTCTTTCAGAAAATAACATTTTGCCTTTTACTAGTTTTTCTGTGAGGAAGAATTTTATTTATTTGCAGGATGAGTTTAAAAGTTTGGTTATTTTAGATTCAAGCACTTTAAAGAAAGTTAAATAA
- a CDS encoding endonuclease III domain-containing protein, with amino-acid sequence MFYNFFMINLDLIVDETLLRYPDVKPFLNYKNNYELLIMAILSARTTDNLVNKISPHLFEKYDNFESLAKANVRDVEKLIYKAGFYSRKSKNIVNCSIDILEKFNGVIPNNIFDLVKLPGVGRKTANVILGSVYNKPAIIVDTHFSRVVKRHALSLENSPVKIELDLKRRIESCKQYRFSMAINKHGREICTSRNASCVNCFLEKFSPRVC; translated from the coding sequence ATGTTTTATAATTTTTTTATGATTAATCTTGATTTGATTGTTGATGAAACTTTGCTTAGATATCCGGATGTTAAACCTTTTTTAAATTATAAAAATAATTATGAACTTTTAATAATGGCAATTTTAAGTGCAAGAACAACAGATAATTTGGTTAATAAAATTTCTCCCCACCTTTTTGAAAAGTATGATAATTTTGAAAGTTTAGCAAAAGCAAATGTGAGAGATGTTGAAAAATTAATTTATAAGGCAGGTTTTTATTCAAGGAAATCTAAAAATATAGTAAATTGTTCTATTGATATTTTGGAAAAATTTAATGGCGTTATTCCAAATAATATTTTTGATCTTGTTAAGCTACCTGGAGTAGGTCGAAAAACGGCAAATGTTATTCTTGGATCTGTTTACAATAAGCCCGCAATTATTGTAGATACTCATTTTAGTAGAGTTGTTAAAAGGCATGCTCTTTCTTTGGAAAATTCTCCTGTTAAGATTGAACTGGATTTAAAAAGAAGAATAGAATCCTGTAAGCAGTATAGATTTTCCATGGCTATCAATAAGCACGGAAGAGAAATTTGTACTTCTAGAAATGCAAGTTGTGTCAATTGTTTTTTAGAAAAATTTTCTCCAAGGGTTTGTTAA